In Sebaldella termitidis ATCC 33386, one DNA window encodes the following:
- a CDS encoding aldehyde ferredoxin oxidoreductase N-terminal domain-containing protein: MIYEKYIRVLHIDLTAKKVRIEHREDLYGYLGGVGVASKLLEENMHPELDPLDEKQPVIFAIGAASTIFPVITKTVATFISPLTGEYGESYAGGRMAMSLFYAGYDAVVITGKSDKPVYISIKKNNVEFKDARAMWGLDPNEVERILREREKGHGKRSIVSIGPAGENLSSFACVCVDIFRHFGRLGLGACFGSKNLKAVLTIGDKDIPIKDFKNYFSVYQEIYKECSETTAMTKYHDLGTPVNIEPLNAAGALPTRNLQQTSFENSEDISGETFADKNLVRKMSCTGCPVGCIHIGQLRRQFDKGHEYESLTVAYDYELIFSLGTFLGVKTSEEVLNLIDHVEKTGFDAMSMGVVLGWATEALTKGIITEEQTMLPLAFGDSENYAKAIEYTAKGANEFYRDLGKGSAYVSAKYGGSDFALEISKNEMAGYHTGYGALVGAAVGTRHSHLCNGGYSIDQSGDSEFDGDKLVDKLYKEEVERCMLNSLIICLFARKVYNREKVLKVLNSIGRETTDDELTAIAERIYRTKLRIKKALGYNQKDIKFPKRFFETVSMNGELKPEIAQELINKFISKNEELMNREV, from the coding sequence ATAGAACACAGGGAGGATCTATACGGATATCTTGGCGGAGTGGGTGTAGCTTCCAAGCTTCTTGAAGAAAATATGCATCCCGAGCTTGATCCGCTGGATGAAAAACAGCCTGTAATATTTGCAATCGGTGCGGCGAGTACAATATTTCCTGTAATTACTAAAACAGTAGCGACTTTCATATCACCTCTTACTGGAGAATACGGTGAAAGCTATGCCGGCGGAAGAATGGCGATGTCTTTATTTTATGCCGGATATGATGCGGTAGTAATTACCGGAAAATCAGATAAACCGGTTTATATATCCATAAAAAAGAATAATGTGGAATTCAAGGATGCCAGAGCAATGTGGGGGCTTGATCCCAATGAAGTGGAAAGAATACTTCGCGAAAGAGAAAAAGGACATGGGAAAAGAAGTATTGTGAGTATCGGACCTGCCGGAGAAAATCTGAGCAGTTTTGCATGTGTATGTGTGGATATTTTCAGACACTTTGGAAGACTGGGACTCGGAGCCTGCTTTGGAAGTAAAAATCTGAAAGCGGTTTTGACTATAGGAGATAAAGATATCCCTATTAAGGACTTTAAAAATTATTTTTCCGTATATCAGGAAATATATAAAGAATGCAGTGAAACAACAGCGATGACAAAATATCATGATTTGGGAACACCGGTAAATATAGAACCGTTAAATGCTGCCGGAGCTCTTCCTACACGAAATCTTCAGCAGACATCTTTTGAAAACAGTGAGGATATCTCAGGCGAGACCTTTGCAGATAAGAATCTTGTGAGAAAAATGTCATGTACAGGGTGTCCTGTGGGCTGTATACATATCGGCCAGCTTAGAAGACAGTTTGATAAAGGACATGAGTATGAGTCGCTGACAGTAGCATATGATTATGAGCTGATATTTTCATTAGGGACTTTTTTGGGGGTGAAAACTTCCGAAGAGGTGCTTAATCTGATTGATCATGTGGAAAAGACAGGATTTGATGCAATGTCTATGGGTGTGGTTCTCGGCTGGGCAACGGAAGCTCTGACAAAAGGAATTATTACAGAAGAACAGACAATGCTTCCATTGGCTTTCGGTGATTCTGAAAATTATGCCAAGGCTATAGAATACACTGCTAAAGGAGCAAATGAATTTTACAGGGATCTCGGAAAAGGGTCGGCTTATGTTTCAGCAAAATACGGCGGCTCGGATTTTGCACTGGAGATATCCAAAAATGAAATGGCCGGATATCATACAGGTTATGGGGCACTTGTGGGAGCAGCTGTAGGGACAAGGCATTCACATTTATGCAACGGAGGGTATTCCATAGATCAGAGCGGCGACAGTGAATTTGACGGGGACAAATTAGTGGATAAGCTTTATAAGGAAGAAGTGGAGAGATGTATGCTTAATTCACTCATAATATGTCTGTTTGCCAGAAAGGTTTATAACAGGGAGAAAGTATTAAAAGTATTGAATTCTATCGGACGGGAAACAACAGATGATGAGCTTACAGCAATAGCTGAGAGAATTTACAGAACAAAGCTTCGTATAAAAAAGGCACTCGGCTATAACCAGAAGGATATAAAATTTCCAAAAAGATTTTTTGAAACTGTAAGTATGAATGGAGAACTAAAACCAGAGATTGCACAGGAATTGATAAACAAATTTATTAGTAAAAATGAAGAGCTTATGAACAGGGAAGTATAA
- a CDS encoding deoxynucleoside kinase, with product MNNYYKEYFENMKIKESIMDGIICVDGVVGVGKSTLGKLIAEKYSMIFFEEPVVNNPILDKFYYDKKRYSFPLQIFFLNKRFKAMKEAAKINKCVMDRSIYGDVIFSRMLMEDGDMTHEEFELYEELLYNMLEHIQKPKLMIYLETSVDSAMEKIKKRGREYELVVTRGYWESLNANYRAYFESYNISDILKINVDNMDFVSNFEDKEHILKLIDNKIKEIENQTK from the coding sequence ATGAATAATTACTATAAGGAATATTTTGAGAATATGAAAATTAAGGAGAGTATAATGGACGGCATAATATGTGTAGACGGAGTAGTCGGCGTGGGTAAAAGTACGCTGGGAAAGCTGATAGCTGAAAAATACAGCATGATTTTTTTTGAAGAGCCTGTGGTTAATAACCCTATATTAGATAAATTTTATTATGATAAAAAAAGATACAGCTTTCCGCTGCAGATATTCTTTCTGAATAAAAGATTCAAAGCCATGAAAGAAGCAGCAAAAATAAATAAATGTGTAATGGACAGATCAATATATGGGGATGTTATATTTTCCAGAATGCTGATGGAAGACGGAGATATGACGCATGAGGAATTTGAGCTTTATGAAGAGCTGCTTTATAATATGCTGGAGCACATCCAAAAACCGAAGCTGATGATCTATCTGGAAACAAGTGTAGATTCGGCCATGGAAAAGATAAAAAAAAGAGGCAGGGAATACGAGCTGGTAGTTACAAGGGGATATTGGGAAAGCCTTAATGCGAATTACAGAGCGTATTTTGAAAGCTATAATATTTCGGATATTTTGAAAATAAATGTAGATAACATGGATTTTGTTTCTAATTTTGAGGATAAGGAGCATATACTGAAACTCATTGATAATAAAATAAAAGAGATTGAAAATCAGACAAAATAA
- a CDS encoding nicotinate phosphoribosyltransferase — translation MNSDRYQYTESNVFIEEKMEDRIATFDMFFRKAEGDGFAVVAGISDVLELIDIINNTDEKTKREYLSRVIQEEDLVEYLSTMKFTGSVSGLRDGEIAYPNEPVLTITAPLIQAKILETPILNILNHQMAVATKTSRVTRAAKDVPVSAFGSRRAHGFDSAVRGSKASYIAGCDSHSNLVTEYLYGIKSIGTMAHSYVQSFGVGEKAEYIAFDKFIKHNKEERHTLILLIDTYNTLEMGLKNAIKAFKANGIDDTYEGSYGIRLDSGDLAYLSKKCRIALDEAGLTKAKIALTNSLDEYLIRSLLDQGVKADLFGVGDSIAVSKDRPCFGGVYKIVEIDGERLIKLSNDIVKISNPGKKEIYRLFENEKAIADLVVLKEKDSDTDKILMKKELVIVDENNRFNSYKFKENAYDFEKITKDFIIDGKRTDEYDELTDIKKSKAHYENRLTQLLKGHKRLDNPHTYMVDLSMDLYHLKSSLIKKIKSQMQNLDE, via the coding sequence ATGAATTCAGATAGATATCAATATACTGAAAGTAATGTATTTATCGAAGAGAAAATGGAAGACAGAATTGCGACATTTGATATGTTTTTCAGAAAAGCAGAAGGGGACGGTTTTGCAGTGGTTGCAGGGATATCTGATGTTTTGGAACTGATAGATATCATTAATAATACTGATGAAAAAACAAAAAGAGAATATCTGAGCAGGGTAATACAAGAGGAAGACCTTGTAGAATATCTCTCAACTATGAAATTTACCGGATCTGTAAGCGGATTGCGCGATGGTGAAATAGCTTATCCGAATGAACCGGTACTTACAATAACAGCACCATTAATACAGGCTAAAATTTTGGAAACCCCTATTTTGAATATTTTGAATCATCAGATGGCTGTGGCAACAAAGACATCAAGAGTAACAAGAGCGGCCAAAGATGTACCGGTGTCAGCTTTCGGGAGCAGAAGGGCCCATGGATTTGACAGTGCGGTAAGAGGATCAAAAGCATCATATATAGCAGGATGTGATTCACATTCTAATCTTGTGACAGAATATTTATACGGGATAAAAAGTATAGGAACAATGGCACATTCATATGTTCAGAGTTTTGGAGTAGGCGAAAAGGCTGAATACATAGCATTTGACAAGTTTATAAAACATAATAAGGAAGAAAGACACACTCTCATACTGCTCATAGACACTTACAATACACTTGAAATGGGACTGAAAAATGCAATAAAAGCCTTCAAGGCAAACGGAATAGATGATACTTACGAAGGGTCATACGGTATCAGGCTTGATTCCGGAGATCTGGCTTACTTATCGAAAAAATGCAGGATTGCATTGGATGAAGCCGGACTGACTAAAGCAAAAATAGCTCTGACTAACAGTCTTGACGAATATCTGATAAGATCACTGCTGGATCAGGGAGTAAAAGCTGATTTATTCGGTGTAGGCGATTCTATTGCTGTTTCTAAAGACAGACCATGCTTTGGCGGGGTTTATAAAATAGTGGAGATAGACGGTGAAAGACTGATAAAGCTGTCAAATGACATAGTAAAAATATCAAATCCCGGGAAAAAAGAAATATACAGACTGTTTGAAAACGAAAAGGCTATAGCAGATCTTGTCGTATTAAAAGAAAAAGATTCTGATACGGACAAAATACTTATGAAAAAAGAGCTTGTAATAGTAGATGAAAATAACAGATTTAACTCTTATAAATTCAAAGAAAATGCTTATGATTTTGAAAAAATAACAAAAGATTTTATAATAGACGGAAAAAGAACAGATGAGTATGATGAGCTTACAGATATAAAAAAATCTAAGGCACATTATGAAAACAGACTTACACAGCTTTTGAAAGGACACAAAAGACTGGATAATCCTCATACATACATGGTAGATTTGTCAATGGATCTGTATCATTTGAAGTCATCGCTCATAAAAAAAATAAAGAGTCAGATGCAAAATCTGGACGAATAA
- a CDS encoding ABC transporter ATP-binding protein: protein MERNLEIKGVKKTFGKDEILKGVNLNIKKGEFFSILGPSGCGKTTILRMIAGFIKPDEGEILLNNERIDKIDPNKRNVNTVFQNYALFPHMTVFDNVAFPLKIKKVSKDEIEKEVLKYLKLVHLEEYKDKFPKSLSGGQKQRVAIARALIGKPDILLLDEPLSALDAKLRQKLLIELDTIHDEVGITFIFVTHDQTEALSVSDRIAIMNKGEILQIGTPNEIYESPENAFVADFIGETNFLSGKVTEVHEKHGYIETPILGRMKIELDKPVKVGDTVVLTLRPEKIKISNNRPNFLHDNYNILHGMIEEVIYTGFQSKLFVKVENSENLIKVFNPHVEYLVEEEIYEWKEEVYIFWNYEDAYLVEVK, encoded by the coding sequence TTGGAAAGAAATTTAGAAATAAAGGGAGTGAAAAAGACTTTTGGAAAAGATGAAATTCTGAAAGGCGTAAACTTAAATATAAAAAAAGGCGAATTTTTCTCTATATTAGGACCGTCAGGATGCGGAAAAACCACAATTCTGAGAATGATTGCCGGTTTTATAAAGCCTGATGAGGGAGAAATTCTTTTAAATAATGAAAGAATAGATAAGATAGATCCGAATAAAAGAAATGTCAATACGGTATTTCAAAATTACGCATTGTTTCCTCATATGACAGTGTTTGATAATGTGGCATTTCCTCTGAAGATAAAAAAAGTTTCAAAAGACGAAATAGAAAAAGAAGTCTTGAAATATTTGAAGCTTGTTCATCTTGAAGAATATAAAGATAAATTTCCAAAGAGTCTGTCAGGCGGGCAAAAGCAGAGAGTGGCAATAGCAAGAGCACTTATCGGCAAGCCTGATATTTTGCTTTTGGATGAGCCTTTATCTGCATTGGATGCTAAACTCAGACAGAAACTTCTGATAGAACTGGATACTATCCATGATGAAGTAGGGATTACTTTTATCTTCGTAACTCATGACCAGACAGAAGCACTCAGTGTTTCTGATAGAATTGCAATTATGAATAAAGGTGAAATACTTCAGATAGGAACGCCGAATGAAATATATGAATCTCCTGAAAATGCTTTTGTGGCGGATTTCATAGGAGAGACTAATTTTCTCAGCGGTAAGGTAACAGAGGTACATGAAAAACACGGCTATATAGAAACACCAATTCTAGGCAGAATGAAAATAGAGCTAGACAAACCAGTAAAAGTAGGAGACACCGTAGTATTAACATTAAGACCAGAAAAAATAAAGATTTCGAATAACAGACCAAATTTTTTACATGATAATTATAATATCCTTCACGGAATGATAGAAGAAGTCATTTATACAGGATTTCAGAGTAAGCTTTTTGTAAAGGTGGAGAACAGTGAAAACCTTATAAAAGTATTTAATCCGCATGTGGAATATCTGGTAGAGGAAGAGATTTACGAGTGGAAAGAGGAAGTTTATATTTTTTGGAATTATGAAGATGCCTATTTAGTGGAGGTGAAATAG
- a CDS encoding ABC transporter permease, with translation MGKKGGFSYYISLLLWLTAFFVIPTLIIAVISFLKKGPYGGVIFWQFSLDAYANLFDKVFLKIIFKTLEISIWVTIVTLVLALPTAYYISRSKLKSFWLLLIIIPFWTNFLVRIYSFIAILGNNGIVNKALQLVFNLDGPIQLLYNKNAVIIVTVYIYLPYAILPLYSSIEKFDFSLLDAARDLGATKFKAMVKVFLPGIKSGLISAIILTFIPAVGSYAVPDLLGGNDALMLGNIIGKRLLDARDWPIASAVSMLLIVFTTIAVLLFMRSDNGEDE, from the coding sequence ATGGGAAAAAAAGGTGGTTTTTCTTATTACATTTCACTTCTTTTGTGGTTAACAGCCTTTTTTGTTATTCCGACGCTGATAATAGCAGTTATCAGTTTTTTGAAAAAAGGGCCTTATGGAGGAGTGATTTTCTGGCAGTTTAGTCTGGATGCATATGCGAATTTATTTGATAAGGTATTTTTGAAAATAATATTCAAGACATTGGAAATATCAATATGGGTAACAATTGTAACTCTTGTTCTTGCACTGCCTACGGCATATTATATCTCAAGATCAAAATTAAAAAGTTTTTGGCTTCTTTTGATAATAATCCCGTTTTGGACTAATTTTCTGGTAAGAATATATTCATTTATTGCAATACTGGGAAATAACGGCATAGTGAATAAAGCCCTGCAGCTTGTATTTAATCTTGACGGCCCGATACAGCTGCTTTATAATAAAAATGCGGTAATAATAGTAACTGTTTATATTTATCTGCCGTATGCCATACTTCCGCTTTATTCATCAATAGAAAAATTTGATTTTTCGCTGCTTGATGCGGCAAGAGATCTTGGAGCTACGAAATTTAAGGCAATGGTTAAGGTTTTTCTTCCGGGGATAAAATCAGGGCTTATTTCGGCCATTATACTGACATTTATTCCGGCAGTCGGTTCATATGCAGTACCTGACCTTCTTGGCGGAAATGATGCATTAATGCTTGGGAATATAATAGGGAAGAGGCTTCTTGATGCGAGAGACTGGCCTATAGCTTCTGCTGTGTCAATGCTGCTTATAGTATTTACCACGATTGCAGTATTGTTATTTATGAGATCAGATAACGGGGAGGATGAATAA
- a CDS encoding ABC transporter permease, protein MDDKRRISLFFFILVLIFFYLPIIMLVVLSFNNSRGFSWGGFSLKWYIELFRNSPDLWEAVLRSILIALGSSFLSVVIATLGAIAIKWYNFKVKKYVKFISYIPLVIPDIIMGISLAIFFANIVKGGVPLSMWTIFIAHTTFNIPFALFIIMSRLDEFDYSVVEAAYDLGASEFTTLVKVIIPMMMPGIIAGFLMAVTLSFDDFVITSFVSGNGQPTLPIYIYASIKRGVSPVVNALSVILIIGTIILTFSSRKLQKNLLG, encoded by the coding sequence ATGGATGACAAAAGAAGAATTTCACTTTTTTTCTTTATATTGGTTCTGATATTCTTTTATCTGCCTATAATAATGCTGGTAGTACTTTCGTTTAATAATTCAAGAGGATTCAGCTGGGGCGGATTTTCACTGAAATGGTACATAGAATTATTTAGAAATTCCCCTGATTTATGGGAGGCAGTTTTAAGAAGTATATTAATAGCACTTGGTTCATCGTTTTTATCAGTGGTGATTGCCACTCTGGGAGCTATTGCAATAAAATGGTATAACTTTAAAGTAAAAAAGTACGTAAAATTTATTTCGTATATTCCATTAGTAATACCTGATATTATAATGGGAATATCGCTGGCAATATTCTTTGCCAATATAGTAAAAGGCGGTGTGCCTTTGAGCATGTGGACTATATTTATAGCACATACCACATTTAACATACCCTTTGCGTTATTTATAATAATGTCAAGGCTTGACGAATTTGATTATTCTGTAGTAGAGGCGGCATATGATCTCGGGGCAAGTGAGTTTACCACACTGGTAAAGGTAATAATCCCTATGATGATGCCGGGAATAATAGCCGGATTTTTAATGGCAGTAACGCTTTCCTTTGATGATTTTGTCATAACATCATTTGTCTCAGGAAACGGACAGCCGACATTGCCTATATATATATATGCATCGATAAAACGTGGAGTATCTCCTGTGGTGAATGCATTGTCGGTAATTTTGATAATAGGAACAATTATACTGACTTTTTCCAGCAGAAAATTACAGAAAAATTTGCTCGGCTGA
- a CDS encoding DEAD/DEAH box helicase — MNDKSFLDLGVSEATLKALDKKGFTSPSAIQTLVIPELLKERTNLIGQAQTGTGKTAAFAIPILETLDCDGSVRAIVLAPTRELANQVADEMYSLRGKKEIKVLPVYGGQSIDQQIKKIKKGIDVIVGTPGRILDLMNRKVIKLNNLEYFVLDEADEMLNMGFIEDIELILERTNEDKKMLFFSATIPDSIMKIAKKFMKDYKLLKVKTKELTTNLTEQIYFEVTEGDKFEALCRVLDYVHDFYGIVFCRTKSDVDDVAQHLKGRGYDAEAIHGDITQAMRMKTLEDFKKKRINILVATDVAARGIDVNDLTHVINYSIPQEPESYVHRIGRTGRAGKKGIAITFVTPKEASKISKIQRLTKTDIKKEKIPKIEEVISVKKENLYACVEEIEKEEDFGYYTGMAKELLGDKDPEVVLASLLRHMYDDEFLPESYNEISEVKTGRGLNANNAGDDKTRLFIALGKKDGYTPGKLLDLLNKKAKTPGRKVRDIKIMDNFSFITVPLREAEFIMKALNKSNKNKPLVEKAKKK; from the coding sequence ATGAACGATAAAAGCTTTTTAGATTTGGGAGTGAGCGAAGCAACACTTAAAGCACTTGATAAAAAAGGATTTACATCTCCGAGTGCTATTCAGACACTTGTAATTCCCGAACTTTTAAAAGAAAGAACAAATTTGATAGGACAGGCTCAGACAGGGACAGGAAAAACAGCAGCATTTGCTATACCGATTCTGGAAACACTGGATTGTGACGGGAGCGTAAGAGCGATAGTTCTCGCACCAACAAGAGAGCTAGCCAATCAGGTGGCAGATGAAATGTATTCTTTAAGGGGTAAAAAAGAAATAAAGGTGCTACCTGTTTACGGCGGACAGTCAATTGACCAGCAGATAAAAAAGATAAAAAAAGGAATAGACGTAATAGTAGGAACTCCGGGGAGAATACTGGACTTAATGAACAGAAAGGTTATAAAGCTTAATAATCTTGAATATTTTGTACTGGATGAAGCTGATGAAATGCTTAATATGGGATTTATAGAGGATATAGAACTGATTCTTGAGAGAACAAATGAAGATAAAAAAATGCTGTTTTTCTCGGCTACAATACCTGATTCTATAATGAAAATAGCTAAAAAATTCATGAAGGACTATAAATTACTAAAGGTAAAAACAAAAGAGCTGACTACTAATCTTACTGAGCAGATTTATTTTGAAGTAACCGAAGGGGATAAATTTGAGGCTTTATGCAGAGTTTTGGACTATGTTCATGATTTTTACGGAATTGTATTCTGCAGAACAAAATCAGATGTGGATGATGTAGCACAGCACTTGAAAGGAAGAGGCTACGATGCTGAAGCTATACATGGTGATATAACTCAGGCAATGAGAATGAAAACACTTGAGGATTTTAAGAAAAAGAGAATAAATATCCTTGTGGCTACAGATGTGGCAGCAAGAGGAATAGATGTTAATGATCTTACGCATGTAATTAACTACTCAATACCGCAGGAGCCTGAATCATACGTTCACAGAATAGGAAGAACAGGAAGAGCAGGGAAAAAGGGAATAGCAATAACATTCGTTACACCTAAGGAAGCTTCAAAAATTTCCAAAATACAAAGACTTACAAAAACAGATATAAAGAAAGAAAAAATACCTAAGATAGAAGAAGTAATCAGCGTAAAAAAAGAAAATCTTTATGCCTGTGTGGAAGAGATAGAAAAAGAGGAAGATTTCGGTTACTACACAGGTATGGCGAAGGAACTTCTGGGAGATAAAGATCCCGAAGTAGTTTTGGCTTCACTTTTAAGACATATGTACGATGATGAGTTTCTTCCTGAAAGCTATAACGAAATTTCGGAAGTAAAAACTGGAAGAGGTCTGAACGCTAATAATGCCGGTGACGATAAAACAAGACTATTTATAGCTCTTGGTAAAAAAGACGGTTATACTCCGGGGAAATTACTGGATTTATTAAATAAAAAAGCTAAAACTCCAGGAAGAAAAGTACGTGATATAAAGATAATGGATAATTTTTCTTTTATTACAGTACCTTTGAGAGAAGCTGAATTTATAATGAAAGCACTTAATAAAAGCAATAAAAACAAGCCGCTTGTAGAAAAAGCAAAAAAGAAATAA
- the tpiA gene encoding triose-phosphate isomerase translates to MRKIIVAGNWKMNKTNKEAVSFLSELKGLVGGINEVETVIGAPFTALSDAVKEVEGSNVKIAAQNMNPNESGAYTGEISPLMLKELGVEYVILGHSERREYYGENNEFINAKVKAALNHGLKPILCVGEKLEEREAGKTEDVVANHVQGGLDGITAEEMKNVVIAYEPVWAIGTGKTATPEQAELVHNFIRLLLIDLYGKEIGEGVTIQYGGSMKPDNAKELISQKNIDGGLIGGASLEAKSFSEIVKAAL, encoded by the coding sequence ATGAGAAAGATAATTGTAGCAGGAAACTGGAAGATGAACAAAACAAATAAAGAGGCAGTAAGCTTTTTATCAGAATTAAAAGGTCTAGTAGGCGGGATAAATGAGGTAGAAACTGTAATAGGAGCACCATTTACAGCTTTATCAGATGCGGTGAAAGAAGTAGAAGGTTCAAATGTAAAAATCGCTGCACAAAATATGAATCCAAATGAAAGCGGTGCATATACAGGAGAAATATCACCTCTTATGCTGAAAGAATTAGGTGTGGAATATGTAATACTGGGGCATTCTGAAAGAAGAGAGTATTATGGTGAAAATAACGAATTCATAAATGCAAAAGTAAAAGCTGCTCTGAATCATGGGTTAAAGCCTATTTTATGTGTCGGGGAAAAACTGGAAGAGAGAGAAGCAGGGAAGACAGAAGATGTAGTGGCTAATCATGTGCAGGGTGGACTTGACGGAATAACTGCAGAAGAAATGAAAAATGTGGTAATAGCTTATGAGCCTGTATGGGCAATAGGAACAGGAAAAACAGCTACACCTGAGCAGGCTGAACTTGTTCATAACTTCATAAGATTGTTATTAATAGATTTATACGGAAAAGAAATCGGGGAAGGTGTAACTATCCAATACGGAGGTTCAATGAAACCTGATAATGCAAAAGAATTAATTTCACAAAAGAATATAGACGGCGGACTAATTGGAGGAGCAAGCTTAGAAGCAAAAAGTTTTTCTGAAATAGTAAAAGCAGCGTTATAA
- the gpmI gene encoding 2,3-bisphosphoglycerate-independent phosphoglycerate mutase, translating into MKKPIVLMILDGWGINENPDQVNAIRMADPVNFNRYWNSYPHTQLRADGEFVGLPEGQFGNSEVGHLNIGAGRVVYQLLPKITKAIKERTILDNKVLSDIMEKTKENGKALHLTGLMSDGGVHSHISHILGVVEMAKEKGLNEVYVHAIMDGRDTPPKSGVNYLKDLEDGLKKIGIGKTASVVGRYYAMDRDTNWERTEEAYDLMTLGNGIKAKSSDEAITGAYNRDETDEFVKATIIVNEDETPVALVKDGDGIIFCNFRPDRARQLTRAFMEEPFTGFTRKAHPKVSFVCMAQYDEKFGLPVAYPPETIVNTFGEILSKHGMKQIRTAETEKYAHVTFFFNGGVEDTYPGEIRLLTPSPSVATYDLKPEMSAYEVTDKLLEELQKGDTDVVILNFANTDMVGHTGIIEAEIRAVKAVDECLNKIASKVLEMEGMVLVTADHGNGDLMVDPVTKAPYTAHTANPVPFILISDKLKNIKLRNDGKLADLTPTILDILKIEKPAEMTGESLIVK; encoded by the coding sequence ATGAAAAAACCAATAGTACTGATGATTTTAGACGGATGGGGAATAAATGAGAATCCGGATCAGGTAAATGCAATAAGAATGGCAGATCCGGTTAATTTTAACAGATACTGGAATTCATATCCGCATACACAGCTTAGAGCAGACGGTGAATTTGTTGGACTGCCTGAAGGACAGTTCGGAAATTCTGAAGTAGGACATTTGAACATAGGTGCAGGAAGAGTAGTATACCAGCTTCTTCCCAAGATTACTAAAGCTATAAAAGAAAGAACAATATTAGATAACAAGGTTCTTTCGGATATTATGGAAAAAACAAAAGAGAACGGAAAGGCGCTTCATTTGACAGGACTTATGTCTGACGGAGGAGTGCATTCACATATCAGCCATATTTTAGGTGTGGTGGAAATGGCCAAAGAAAAAGGTCTTAATGAAGTTTATGTCCACGCTATCATGGATGGAAGAGATACTCCCCCTAAATCAGGAGTGAATTATCTTAAAGATCTGGAAGACGGACTGAAAAAAATAGGTATAGGAAAAACAGCTTCAGTAGTAGGAAGATACTATGCAATGGACAGAGATACAAATTGGGAGAGAACAGAAGAAGCATATGATCTTATGACTCTGGGAAACGGAATAAAAGCTAAAAGCTCTGATGAAGCAATAACCGGGGCATATAACAGAGATGAAACAGACGAGTTCGTGAAAGCGACAATAATAGTAAATGAGGACGAAACTCCCGTTGCACTGGTAAAGGACGGAGACGGTATTATTTTCTGCAATTTCAGACCAGACAGGGCAAGACAGCTTACGAGAGCATTTATGGAAGAGCCTTTTACAGGTTTTACAAGAAAAGCACATCCAAAGGTAAGTTTCGTATGTATGGCACAGTATGACGAGAAATTTGGTCTTCCTGTGGCTTACCCACCGGAAACAATAGTAAATACTTTCGGTGAAATATTATCAAAACATGGAATGAAACAGATAAGAACTGCTGAAACTGAAAAATATGCACATGTTACTTTCTTTTTTAACGGCGGTGTAGAAGATACATATCCGGGGGAGATAAGACTTCTTACTCCTTCGCCGAGTGTTGCTACATATGATTTGAAACCTGAAATGAGTGCATATGAAGTAACTGATAAGCTTTTGGAGGAGCTTCAAAAAGGAGATACCGATGTTGTTATCCTGAACTTTGCCAATACTGACATGGTAGGTCATACAGGAATTATAGAAGCAGAGATAAGAGCCGTAAAAGCTGTAGATGAATGTCTGAATAAGATAGCTTCAAAAGTGCTGGAAATGGAAGGAATGGTTCTGGTTACTGCAGATCACGGTAACGGAGATCTGATGGTAGATCCTGTTACTAAAGCTCCGTATACTGCACATACTGCAAATCCGGTACCATTTATACTGATATCAGATAAATTAAAAAATATAAAACTAAGAAATGACGGGAAGCTGGCTGACTTAACGCCTACTATTCTGGATATCTTAAAAATAGAGAAGCCTGCTGAAATGACAGGTGAATCTCTAATAGTAAAATAG
- the secG gene encoding preprotein translocase subunit SecG, which produces MTTLLTIVLVVLAALLIGLILMQPDRSQGMVNNSNIFDNTKEPIEQLTEYIAIAFLVVAILFQIIR; this is translated from the coding sequence ATGACAACTTTACTGACAATAGTACTGGTTGTACTTGCTGCGTTGTTAATAGGTCTTATATTAATGCAGCCTGACAGAAGCCAGGGAATGGTAAATAACTCAAACATATTCGATAATACAAAAGAACCGATTGAGCAGCTGACAGAATATATAGCAATTGCTTTTCTGGTTGTAGCTATATTATTCCAAATAATCAGGTAA